From Vicugna pacos chromosome 6, VicPac4, whole genome shotgun sequence, a single genomic window includes:
- the LTB4R gene encoding leukotriene B4 receptor 1: MATNITSSAAPSSPGVMFISLLAIILLSVALAVGLPGNSFVVWSILVKMRKRSVTALLVLNLALADLAVLLTGPFFLHFLTQGTWTFGQAGCRLLHYVCGVSMYASVLLITAMSLDRSLAVALPFVSQKLRTKAVAWRVLVGIWVVSVLLATPVIAYRQVNLAPNNRSLICFPKYPSERHRAFHLFFEVFTGFLLPFLAIVASYSDIGRRLQARRFRRSRRTGRLVVLIILAFAAFWLPYHVVNLAQAVRAVAGKVVEDGPVGRRLHLARQVLITLAFLSSSVNPVLYACAGGGLLRSAGVGFVAKLLEGTGSEGSSTRRGATLVQTVRGAPTRPEPGSVESLTVSTNPLEGSEPN, from the coding sequence ATGGCCACAAACATTACATCTTCTGCAGCACCCTCCTCGCCAGGTGTCATGTTCATCTCTCTACTGGCTATCATCTTACTGTCGGTGGCCCTGGCTGTGGGGCTTCCTGGCAACAGCTTTGTGGTGTGGAGCATCCTGGTAAAGATGCGGAAACGCTCTGTCACTGCCCTGCTGGTGCTGAACTTGGCTCTGGCCGATTTGGCCGTATTGCTTACTGGCCcctttttcctccattttctgACCCAAGGCACCTGGACTTTTGGACAGGCTGGCTGCCGCCTGCTCCACTATGTCTGCGGAGTCAGCATGTATGCCAGCGTCCTGCTTATAACGGCCATGAGTCTGGACCGCTCGCTGGCGGTGGCCCTCCCCTTTGTGTCCCAGAAGCTGCGCACCAAGGCGGTTGCCTGGAGGGTGCTGGTAGGCATCTGGGTGGTATCTGTTCTGCTGGCCACGCCCGTCATCGCGTACCGCCAGGTGAACCTGGCACCCAACAATAGGAGCCTTATATGCTTTCCGAAGTACCCCAGCGAAAGACACAGGGCCTTCCATCTGTTCTTCGAGGTCTTCACGGGCTTCCTGTTGCCCTTCCTGGCCATAGTGGCCAGCTACTCCGACATCGGGCGGCGGCTGCAGGCCCGGCGCTTCCGCCGCAGCCGCCGCACCGGCCGCCTGGTGGTGCTCATCATCCTGGCCTTCGCCGCCTTCTGGCTGCCCTACCACGTGGTGAACCTGGCCCAGGCGGTCCGCGCGGTGGCGGGCAAGGTCGTGGAGGACGGGCCCGTGGGGCGGCGGCTGCACCTGGCCCGCCAAGTGCTCATCACGCTGGCCTTCCTGAGCAGCAGCGTGAACCCCGTGCTGTACGCGTGCGCCGGCGGCGGCCTGCTGCGCTCGGCCGGCGTGGGCTTCGTCGCCAAGCTGTTGGAGGGCACCGGCTCCGAGGGGTCCAGCACCCGCCGCGGGGCCACCCTGGTCCAGACGGTGAGGGGCGCCCCCACCCGTCCCGAGCCAGGCTCCGTGGAGAGCCTCACTGTCTCCACCAACCCTCTCGAGGGAAGCGAACCCAACTAG